The genomic stretch GGCCTTTTCTTCTATATTTTAGCTTTGCCTAGTAGGCCCTTACGACCTTTCCTTCCATAAAGTTGACAAAGGATTTGTTCACCACTTTCATGCCCCCTTCCGTGGGAAAATCACCGGTAAAGTACCAGTCCCCCAGGTGCTCAGGACAGGACTTATTGAGGTTTTCTACTGTTTGGTAGATTACCTTGACTTCAGCATTTATCTGATCCATGGTGATGATATCGGCTATTTTGTCCGAAATCTGCTGAGGGGTAAACTTCCCATACACTTCTTTGACGAAGTTTTCTTCGGCATCAGGATTGGCCACACACTTGTCATACACTTCATCCAAAATGTACTGCTGCCCGGTTTCTTCCAACAGCTTTAAGGCCGCCCTGAAGGCAATGAACTCACGCATCTTGGACATATCGATCCCATAGCAATCAGGATAGCGGATCTGGGGTGCTGAAGACACAACGATGATTCGCTTGGGCTTCAACTTATCCAAAGTTGTCAGAATACTCTTCTCCAAGGTCGTTCCCCTCACAATACTGTCATCCAGTACAACAATAGTGTCTACACCGGAGCGGATTACCTCATAGGTAGTATCATAGACATTGGCCACCATGACATCGCGGTCATTGTCATTGGTAATAAACGTCCTGAGCTTGACATCCTTGTTCACCAACTTCTCCACTCTCGGCCTAAAGCTCAGCAAATCCTCGATATTTTCCAGATGAGGCTTTCCTTCCAATAAGATTTCCCTCCTCTTGGCACTGAGGTAATCTTCAAGCCCTTCGATGAGCCCGAGAAAAGCAGTCTCGGCAGTATTGGGGATGTAGGAAAACACGGTATTTTTTAGATCAAAATCAATCGCCTTGAGAATCTGGGGAATCAGGGCTTTTCCGAGTTGTTTTCTTTCCCTGTAAATATCCGGGTCGGTACCCCTTGAAAAATATATTCGTTCGAATGAACAGGATTTTTTCTCCAGTGCGGAAATGATTTCATGCTCTCCATAGGTGCCGTCTTTATTGACGATCAACGCATGCCCTGGTTTGATTTCTTGAATAGCATTGTAATCGATGTTAAAAGCAGACTTAATGGCCGGTTTTTCTGAAGCAATGACCACAATTTCATCATCGGCATAGTAATAGGCTGGCCGGATTCCGGATGGATCCCTTACTACAAAACTGGCTCCATTCCCGATGATTCCTGCCATGGCATAACCACCGTCAAAATCCCTGCAGGATCTTCTCAGGATCCTTGCCACATCCAGTTCCCGCTCAATTACTTCTGTGATCTCATTATTGGAATATTCTCCTTTGTATTTATTGAAAATCCGTTGATTTTCCTCGTCTACGAAGTGCCCGATTTTCTCCATCACCGTCACGGTATCTGTCTTTTCTTTCGGGTGCTGCCCTAGCTCCACCAACTTCCCAAACAGTTCCTCCACATTGGTCATGTTGAAGTTTCCTGCCATCACCAAATTCCTACTCCTCCAGTTGTTCTGTCTCAAGAAAGGATGACATGTTTCGATACTGTTTTCCCCGTGAGTACCGTACCTCAAATGCCCTAACCATACTTCACCGGAAAAGGCTACATTGTCCTTGATCCAGTCTGCATTATTCAATCCTTCTTCGCCTCCCTGCTTCTTTGCTTTTCGAAACTTCTTGGCCACTTTTCCGAAAAGGTAGTTGACCGCTTGCGGATCCACAGACCTGTACCGGCTAATGTACCGGGTGCCGGGCTTGCTGTTTATTTTAATGTTTGCAATTCCTGCACCATCTTGGCCCCTGTTGATTTGTTTCTGCATCAGCACATAGAGCCTGTTTGCAGCATACATGGGTGTACCATATTTATCAATATAGTATTGAAGGGGCTTGCGGAGCCTGACCATGGCTATGCCGCATTCGTGTTTGATTTGATCACTCATCGGGTATTTGCAAGTAGTATTTTAAGCAACAAAGTTAAACCTTTTTTATCACTTTCTCCCAAATGTCTCGGGGCTTTAATAACGCTTTTTAAAAAAGAAAAATTCCATTTTGCAAAATTTGTCTTTAAAAACAGTTTGCAATAAAAAATAATATTTCACACAAACAGGCATCACCTAGAAATAAGCCTACAATCAAAAGACTAACCTAAAAATAATTATCTCTTAACCTATTTTTTTAAAATAGTACATAAGACCAGTAGTATTACTCCCAAAGCGGGTACTTCTCCAAGTTTACTTCCCGACCAAAAAACAATTTTGTGGTGTTTTCGAATGAGGAGGTATAATCAGAAACCAAAAAACGATCCTTATCTTTTGCCCCTTGGTTAAGCAACCCTGCCATGGCCAGGTATTTCCTGGTGGCTTCGGCAATCATCTCCGAGCTGTCGATCACTTTAACCCTTCCTTCGTAAAGCTCATCTATCTGTGGTTTGATCAGCGGATAGTGGGTACAACCCAAAATCAGCGCATCGATGGCGCTCAGCTCTTCATCATCCAGGTAGGACTTGATGATCTCTTTACTGATGCGGTTGCTGTGAAATCCTTCTTCTATCATTGGCGCTAAAAGGGGCGTGGCCAGTGCAGAAAAAGACACCCCCTTGTCCAAACCTTCAAGTTTTTGGCGATAGACACCGGAATTAACCGTTTGTTTGGTACCGATCAGTCCAACATGCTTTCCAGGCAGCTTAAGTCCGACGTAATTCACCACAGGCTCGATGACATCAAAGACAGCTGCTCGCGAAGCCACATAGGCCTTCACCAATTCGTAGGCAGCCGTAGAAGCTGAATTGCAAGCTATTAAAACCATTTTGCAATTGGCCTTCAGCAATACATCGGCAATCTTTACGGCATAAGCCTGGATAGCTGCGGTACTTTTATCCCCATACGGCAAATGGGCCGTATCACCAAAATACACCAATTGTTCGTCAGGCAGTAATTTCTTCACTGCCCTTGCGACAGTCAAACCGCCAATTCCGCTATCAAAAATCCCTATGGGAGCACTTGCCTGCATAAAATCAAAACACTAGGAAACCAATACCAATTTTTCACAAAGCTATAAAAAAAGATCCCTCAAGCGCACGTGCCTGAGGGAAAATTGCAAGCAAAAAGTTATAGATTTATAATTATCGATACTAAGATAAAAGAATTACAGAACAATTGCAATCCCACACCTTTTCGAAAATCTACATTTTGGGTATTAACACCTCACCACATCGCCAAATAACGGCACAAATAACCTAAAAACATGGCTTTCAGCACATTTGAAGGGGAATGGTCTGATTTTGGCTCCTAATGTAAAAGCGCTTTGTATCTCCGGATTACCTGAATCAGGGCCGATTAAAGCACTAACCATATGAAACCATGAAATTGTCATCGCTTACATATCTCTTGTTCGTCCTGCTTGCTTTGGGATGTGCCGAACCTTCCACTTCCCCAAAACCCGCCACCTCAGTGGCGGAAGAAAACTGCCTGCCTCATGGCTTGGTGGATACCCAAATTGTCGAGTATAAAAATTTGCCAAGTCCCATCATCAAAACGCTAAATCAAAATAGTGTCTTTGCAGAAATGAAATTGATCAAGGCCACCAAAGTCTCCAATAGTAATGGTGCCTTCTACAGCTTAGCTTTTGAGGATGAAGAGAAATTTATTATAAGGGCCAAGTTCAACGGGGCCGGTCAGCTGATCCCGTATGACAGCCAACCGATCGAAGTCGCTCAACCCCTCATGAAACAACCCAAAAAGTAATTGACTATTTCTATTGAAAAAAAATACCCAATTCGACAGATATAAAATTAAAATTATTATTACATCAATAAAAAAAATTTTACCTCTATTTTCTTTAAAAAAAACAAATTTTACGCTATAAAAAGCAATATTTTCCATAAGTAGATAGCTGGATATTATTTCGTAAAAAAAGCCATATTTTTTTATTAAAAGCTTATAAAAATATTAATTACTTTAGCAGATATAAACTTCTCCAATAGAAATCACACAATTCATTGCCTTGGAGATTTACTGACGCTACACTCACCAACAAGCGCGAAAAAAGGCAATCTTTAATTTATGGCACAGTTTCAGCTGTGCTTACCTTTTATAGAATAGTTGACTTATGGCAAATGCAAAGATACTTCTGATTGAAGATGATTTGACCTATTCCAAAATCATCAAGAATTTTCTGGAAAAACATGATTATGAAGTGGATCAAACCGCCAAGATCAATGAAGCGTTTTTGATGCTGGACAAAAAATCCTACGACCTGATCATTACCGATTACAGGTTGCCGGACGGGACGGGAATGGAAGTACTGGAAAACATCGTCCATAATAAAATGAACACCAGGGTCATCCTGATCACCAACTACTCAGACATCAGAACAGCAGTTCGCTCCATGAAGCTGGGAGCGATCGAGTACATCACCAAGCCGATCAATCCCGACGAACTGCTCACCACCGTAAATGAAGCGCTCAAGTCCCCCCCTAGCAGAGGGGTACCGGAAGACCAAGCCCCCAAAGCTGCGAAAACGGTGAAAAGCACATCAAAAACCCAAGTAAATGATACTTACGTAGTCGGTAAAAGTCCAGAATCCTTACAGCTGGAGCAGTACATCTCACTGGTAGCACCTACGGAAATGAGTGTGGTAGTCCTGGGCGAAAGCGGTACGGGAAAGGAATTCATTTCTAAACGTATCCATGAAAAATCAAAACGCTCCGGCGGCCCATTTGTAGCTATAGACTGCGGGTCATTATCAAAGGAGCTAGCGGGAAGTGAATTGTTTGGCCACGTAAAAGGTGCCTTTACCGGCGCCCTTGACAATAAAACAGGCCATTTCGAAATGGCCAATGGCGGCACCATATTTCTGGATGAGATCGGTAACTTGAGTTATGAAGTACAGATTAAATTGCTCCGTGCTATCCAAGAACGGAAAATCCGTAAAATCGGAGGCGCCAAAGATATCCCTATAGATGTTAGAATCATCGTAGCCACCAACGAAGACCTGTCCAATGCCGCCAAAAAAGGGGAATTCCGGGAAGATCTATACCACCGACTGAACGAATTCAGCCTCAAGTCCACACCATTACGTGAAAGGGGCGAGGACTTGTTTCACTATGCTGCAATCTTCCTTCAGGATGCTAACCAATCCCTGGGAAAGGACATCCTCGGATTCAGCGATGATGTCAAAGATATCTTCAAGACATACAGCTGGCCAGGCAACTTGCGGGAACTTAAAAATATCATCAAACGGGCAGTGCTCCTGACCGTAGATGACTATATCCATAAGGAATCCCTCCCTGTGGACCTGTTATTGCCGGAAAACTCAAGTTCTCAAAACAGCAA from Echinicola soli encodes the following:
- a CDS encoding amidophosphoribosyltransferase, whose product is MSDQIKHECGIAMVRLRKPLQYYIDKYGTPMYAANRLYVLMQKQINRGQDGAGIANIKINSKPGTRYISRYRSVDPQAVNYLFGKVAKKFRKAKKQGGEEGLNNADWIKDNVAFSGEVWLGHLRYGTHGENSIETCHPFLRQNNWRSRNLVMAGNFNMTNVEELFGKLVELGQHPKEKTDTVTVMEKIGHFVDEENQRIFNKYKGEYSNNEITEVIERELDVARILRRSCRDFDGGYAMAGIIGNGASFVVRDPSGIRPAYYYADDEIVVIASEKPAIKSAFNIDYNAIQEIKPGHALIVNKDGTYGEHEIISALEKKSCSFERIYFSRGTDPDIYRERKQLGKALIPQILKAIDFDLKNTVFSYIPNTAETAFLGLIEGLEDYLSAKRREILLEGKPHLENIEDLLSFRPRVEKLVNKDVKLRTFITNDNDRDVMVANVYDTTYEVIRSGVDTIVVLDDSIVRGTTLEKSILTTLDKLKPKRIIVVSSAPQIRYPDCYGIDMSKMREFIAFRAALKLLEETGQQYILDEVYDKCVANPDAEENFVKEVYGKFTPQQISDKIADIITMDQINAEVKVIYQTVENLNKSCPEHLGDWYFTGDFPTEGGMKVVNKSFVNFMEGKVVRAY
- the murI gene encoding glutamate racemase, translating into MQASAPIGIFDSGIGGLTVARAVKKLLPDEQLVYFGDTAHLPYGDKSTAAIQAYAVKIADVLLKANCKMVLIACNSASTAAYELVKAYVASRAAVFDVIEPVVNYVGLKLPGKHVGLIGTKQTVNSGVYRQKLEGLDKGVSFSALATPLLAPMIEEGFHSNRISKEIIKSYLDDEELSAIDALILGCTHYPLIKPQIDELYEGRVKVIDSSEMIAEATRKYLAMAGLLNQGAKDKDRFLVSDYTSSFENTTKLFFGREVNLEKYPLWE
- a CDS encoding sigma-54-dependent transcriptional regulator: MANAKILLIEDDLTYSKIIKNFLEKHDYEVDQTAKINEAFLMLDKKSYDLIITDYRLPDGTGMEVLENIVHNKMNTRVILITNYSDIRTAVRSMKLGAIEYITKPINPDELLTTVNEALKSPPSRGVPEDQAPKAAKTVKSTSKTQVNDTYVVGKSPESLQLEQYISLVAPTEMSVVVLGESGTGKEFISKRIHEKSKRSGGPFVAIDCGSLSKELAGSELFGHVKGAFTGALDNKTGHFEMANGGTIFLDEIGNLSYEVQIKLLRAIQERKIRKIGGAKDIPIDVRIIVATNEDLSNAAKKGEFREDLYHRLNEFSLKSTPLRERGEDLFHYAAIFLQDANQSLGKDILGFSDDVKDIFKTYSWPGNLRELKNIIKRAVLLTVDDYIHKESLPVDLLLPENSSSQNSNTNDLKSSFEVQEKAMIIKTLNEVKHNKSKAAKILNIDRKTLYNKIEKYGID